GGGCACGGAGGGCGAGGACGTCCCGCCGTGGAAGGGCCTGGACGTCGGCTCCCCCTTCGACTACTCGAAGCAGGGCATCCTCTACGTCGCCAAACATCTGGCCCAGCCCGGCCGCGAGGGCAGCCGTACCGACATGCTCGATGAACTCGCCGAGCTGATCGAGGCCGCCGGCGGCCGCACCCTCGGCCTCTTCTCCTCCATGCGCGCGGCCCAGGCCGCCGCAGAGGAGCTGCGCGGCCGGCTGGACGTGCCGATCCTGCTCCAGGGCGAGGAGACGCTCGGCGAGCTGATCCGGGCCTTCGCCTCCGACGCCCGTACGTGCCTGTTCGGCACGCTGTCCCTGTGGCAGGGCGTCGATGTACCGGGCGCGAACTGCCAGCTGGTGGTGATGGACCGGGTGCCCTTCCCGCGTCCGGACGACCCGCTGATGAGCGCCCGGCAGAAGGCCGTGGAGGAGGCCGGCGGCAATGGCTTCATGGCGGTCGCGGCCACCCATGCGGCGCTGCTGATGGCCCAGGGCGCCGGCCGTCTGGTCCGGGCCACCGGCGACCGCGGTGTGGTCGCCGTCCTCGACCCCCGTGTGGAGCGGGCCCGCTACGGCTCCTTCCTCCGCAAGTCGATGCCCGAGTTCTGGTACACCACCGACCGCAACCAGGTCCGCCGCTCCCTCGCCGCCATCGATGCGGCAGCTAAGGCAGCGGAATCACCGCAAGCGGCACAGCCGGAAACCGGGGAGCCCGAGGACTAGCCCGCGGTTCAGCGGCATGGCAGAGCCCCGGAACCGGCGCAGTGGTTCCGGGGCTCGGTCGTGAGGGGCGGGTCAGACGCGGCGCAGTACCGCCACCACCTTGCCGAGGATGGTTGCCTCGTCGCCGGGGATCGGCTGGTAAGCGGAGTTGTGCGGCAGCAGCCACACATGGCCGTCCTCGCGCTTGAAGCGCTTGACGGTGGCTTCGCCGTCCAGCATGGCGGCCACGATGTCACCGTTCTCGGCGACCGGCTGGCGGCGGACCGTGACCCAGTCGCCGTCGCAGATGGCGGCTTCGATCATGGAGTCGCCGACGACCTTCAGCACGAACAGTTCGCCGTCGCCGACGAGCTGGCGGGGGAGCGGGAAGACATCCTCGACCGACTCCTCCGCGAGGATCGGGCCACCGGCGGCGATCCGGCCGACCAGCGGGACATAGGACGCGGCGGGCTTGCCGGCGGTCTCCGTCGCCGCAGCGGTGGTCTGGTCCGAGCCGCGGACCTCGTAGGCCCGGGGGCGGTGCGGGTCGCGCCGCAGGAAGCCCTTGCGCTCCAGAGCCATGAGCTGGTGGGCGACGGACGAGGTGCTGGACAGCCCGACGGCCTGGCCGATCTCGCGCATGGACGGCGGGTAGCCGCGCCGCTGCACCGAATCCCGGATCACCTCGATCACCCTGCGCTGGCGGTCGGTGAGTCCGGAACTGTCGGCTCGGATCCCTGGAGGACGGCCGGGCAGCGAGCGGGCGGGCTTCTGCTCTTCGGAGTCCGACGTGGCGTCGTCCATCGGCGGCCGCTGTGCCTGTTGCTGATGCTCGAACCGGCTCTGGGAGTGGCTTTGTGCGGTGATGGTCGCGCTGTCTGCGGTGGTGGTCACGTCGGCCCCTCTCGAAATGTTCTCCCTAGTTAGCCAACGGTAGTTGCTTTCGAAAGGTTGCGCCAAACACACGTTCGAGTGAAATATTCGCCGATTGGCTGCTCGAATCAGTGGCGGGGTGTATGGCCGAGCGGAATCGCCGGCCCTGGCCGTGTCCTTCCGCCCGGTTTTCCGGCCGCCCGGTGTCTCGGGCCGTCGGTGCGCGGAGGGGTGTGGCGGCCGGCCGCCGCGACCGGGCTGATTCTGTCACCCCCGCCCCGCCGCGCCGCCGCCCGGGTGGCTTCCCGTACTCTCATGGGCGACCGTCCGGCCCGTCGCCGCCGCGACACGCGGTAGGCAGATGTAAGCGCCCCGACACCACATCTAGTGGTTAGATGCGATCGGTTACCCAGAAGTTGTGGTGCCTGGTCTCTCAGGGGGCCGGGAATCGCCTATGCTGGTGACTACTCCGAAGGGCCCGTACGGACCGGTCGGAGGTTATCGGCGTGTGCCGGGTTTGATGGCGTACGTACGTCCGTATATCGAGTGGTGAGGAGGGTGGAGCCATGCACTGCCCCTTCTGCAGG
This Streptomyces decoyicus DNA region includes the following protein-coding sequences:
- the lexA gene encoding transcriptional repressor LexA produces the protein MTTTADSATITAQSHSQSRFEHQQQAQRPPMDDATSDSEEQKPARSLPGRPPGIRADSSGLTDRQRRVIEVIRDSVQRRGYPPSMREIGQAVGLSSTSSVAHQLMALERKGFLRRDPHRPRAYEVRGSDQTTAAATETAGKPAASYVPLVGRIAAGGPILAEESVEDVFPLPRQLVGDGELFVLKVVGDSMIEAAICDGDWVTVRRQPVAENGDIVAAMLDGEATVKRFKREDGHVWLLPHNSAYQPIPGDEATILGKVVAVLRRV